The Pseudomonas fluorescens genome includes a window with the following:
- a CDS encoding carbohydrate porin — protein MQKASSWLLAGVLGAAATTSQAATLEERMAAFEARASAAEKRAAAAEQQTQALARELQQLKLATPAVQPVASAATVPTLDARLAKLEASQQSTQKQGSGAHLTDGFSFKGYARSGLLINDGLGGGRGGPYTTPAGSVGGAVGRLGNEDDTYMRIDLSKEQYAQNGTHSKFTVSIADGVESSNDWTADESNLNVRQVFTELDHLAAFKGNSMFENSTLWAGKRFDRDNFDIHWLDSDVIYLAGTGGGIYDIQMNKNWRSNYSLIGRNYGDFSEGGVNADVESYILTSNQFFDGGQWQWMFNAIGSKKNDFATRTNEAGLTPADSGLHSMIANHQKNFFGREGFFKTALLYGQGLGAEVKNVGSDGELIDDARAVRLALYGETPLASDWRIGPSLLAEQSKDRYVKGDDYRWMTLNVRLANEINSNFEMAYEMSWQTMKLDPKGYLQRNAVDGNFWKFTVAPTFKPDLGDLLTRPELRLFASVMNWSSDLDRYSTTDSFGKTDFNAGGVWQYGIQMETWF, from the coding sequence ATGCAGAAAGCATCAAGCTGGCTACTCGCAGGCGTGCTCGGCGCCGCGGCGACCACGTCTCAGGCCGCGACTCTGGAAGAGCGCATGGCCGCTTTCGAGGCCCGTGCCAGCGCAGCGGAAAAACGCGCCGCCGCCGCCGAACAGCAAACCCAGGCACTCGCCAGGGAGTTGCAGCAACTCAAACTCGCCACGCCCGCCGTGCAACCGGTGGCATCCGCCGCTACGGTCCCCACGCTCGACGCTCGCCTGGCAAAACTCGAAGCCAGCCAGCAAAGCACGCAGAAACAGGGCAGTGGCGCACACCTTACCGACGGCTTCAGCTTCAAGGGCTACGCCCGCTCCGGGCTGCTGATCAATGATGGATTGGGCGGTGGTCGTGGCGGTCCGTACACCACTCCGGCCGGTTCTGTGGGTGGCGCTGTCGGGCGACTCGGCAACGAAGACGACACCTACATGCGCATCGACCTGTCGAAAGAGCAGTATGCGCAGAACGGCACCCACTCCAAGTTCACGGTTTCCATCGCCGATGGTGTGGAGAGCTCCAACGACTGGACCGCCGATGAAAGCAACCTGAACGTGCGCCAGGTGTTTACCGAACTCGATCACCTCGCGGCATTCAAGGGCAACTCGATGTTCGAAAACTCCACCCTGTGGGCCGGCAAGCGCTTCGACAGGGATAATTTCGACATCCACTGGCTGGACTCCGACGTTATCTATCTGGCCGGCACCGGTGGCGGTATCTACGATATACAGATGAACAAGAACTGGCGCTCGAACTACTCATTGATCGGTCGCAACTACGGCGATTTCAGTGAGGGCGGCGTCAATGCCGATGTGGAAAGCTACATCCTGACGTCCAACCAGTTTTTCGACGGTGGGCAGTGGCAGTGGATGTTCAACGCCATCGGCTCGAAGAAAAACGACTTTGCTACCCGCACCAACGAAGCGGGGCTGACGCCGGCCGATTCCGGCTTGCACAGCATGATCGCCAATCACCAGAAAAACTTTTTCGGCCGCGAAGGCTTCTTCAAGACGGCGCTGCTCTATGGGCAGGGGTTGGGGGCTGAGGTCAAGAACGTTGGCTCGGATGGCGAGCTGATCGACGACGCCCGCGCGGTGCGCCTGGCGCTGTACGGCGAAACGCCCTTGGCGTCCGACTGGCGCATTGGCCCGAGCCTGCTGGCTGAGCAAAGCAAGGACCGCTACGTCAAAGGCGACGATTACCGTTGGATGACCCTGAACGTGCGGTTGGCCAATGAAATCAACAGCAATTTCGAGATGGCCTACGAGATGAGCTGGCAAACCATGAAGCTGGACCCCAAGGGCTACCTGCAACGCAATGCGGTTGACGGCAACTTCTGGAAATTCACGGTCGCCCCGACCTTCAAGCCCGACCTGGGCGATCTGCTCACGCGTCCTGAGCTGCGCCTGTTCGCCAGCGTCATGAACTGGTCGTCGGACCTGGACAGGTACAGCACCACGGACTCCTTCGGCAAGACTGACTTCAACGCCGGCGGTGTCTGGCAGTACGGCATCCAGATGGAAACCTGGTTCTGA